gtcgttgtggcgacgcccgcgcgggtccgaggTTCGAGCTGCCGAGAAGGTTATTTCTTGGACTGGAACGCGCATCGAATTTCGTGGAGACCTGGGCTCGACTCCCAGTGGACCCCTCGGAATTTTTTTTCGATGTTTGATGTTTGATTTGTGGGAGACCTGGGCTCGACTCCCAGTCATCATGATCAGTGGCACCCTCGGATTTTCGATGTCTGAGATTTCGCCCGGGCTCAACACGCGAACCGCGTGCCccgggatcgtcgcgacgagggaccCGGAGAGTGGCCGgtgggacgtcgccgcggcgtgcaggGGGAGCTCAGGTTCTCGTGATACGCGCGGTACTCGTAACTACTTTAACAACTCTTCGCTAACGAATCTCCGGAAAAGTAAGTGTATTTGTCTCACGGTTGAAGTTTTcaggcggtcgaggcggccgcggcggccgcggcgaagaggtaCTCCTGAAGCCTGTCAAGGCGCTCCATCGCATTAAACGCGCGCTCCACACACAAATTAAACTCGGGATCCTTGCCGATCCTTCGCATGTGGGACGCGTGGAACTCGTTCATCTCATTCACGGACGTGGGGAGAGTGGTGTAGGCGCGGACGTGGTGGGCGAGCAAGCGCTCCTGGGCATCTGCGGCAAACCTCGCCGCTCGATCCTCCATGATGATCTGATTCGGATCGTCCAATGCTCCGTGCTTTCTCTGCCTGTCCGGTGTCATTTCCACGTGACGCAAACAGGATTCGAGACGTTTGGCCTGCTCCGGACCGAGGTGCTGGAGGTTGTACTGGATCTTGAACTCCTCGATCCTGGGGCCATCTTTGTACATATTCCACAGGTGGGAGCTTCCATCCTTGTTCACATATAGCTCCCATTTACGCTTCGGGCGCACGGTCAAGGTCGGTTTCATCCCGTCGGTACCCGCGGCAGTGGAGACGATGATAATGGGGGAGTCGTTCCAGTGGATGTAGTACAGCAGCGTGGCGAAGTTTATCAGGCCGGGCACCGAATGAAGATAGTCGTGCGCCACGGAGATATCTGCTTTATGCTGATTCTTGCTCGCTTTCCTGAGGGGGTGAGTCCTATTGGGTTCCTTCCCGCACACCTTCTTGTGACGCTTCCAGTCCGCCTTCTGGCATGCCCTGCAGCAGTACGCTGCGATGTTGCAACCCGAGCAGAACTTCTTGCGGGTGTCGATCGGAATGGACGCTCTACATGCCACGCAGAGGATGTTAGCCGTCGGTGTCGGCGGCGTTAAAGCGACGTCAGTCGGGAGTTGCCGGAAAGTGACATGTATGTCGTCAACGAGGAGCGGACCGTTCCGCGCGACCCGTCTGAGCCTTTCGGCGAGCAAGTGCATCTGCATGCTCTCCAACTGCAGAATGTTGGGCTTGATGTCGGGGGGTTGTGTCATGAACAAGTACTGGTTCTCGATCGCCCTGTCGTTCCACTGCTCACACAGCAAAACATTCCTCTCGAGTCCATTGCCGTGAAAGTACATGTTCGCGAGCTCGTgttgcgccgccgccacgttCTGCTCGGCGGACATGCGGAAATACTtcacggcgatgacgtcaTTTATCTCGATATTCGGCAGTGTCCACCCTGGCACGTCCCTGCTGGAGTGCATCTGACCGAATATTAACTGAGCCTCTCGGTCACCCGAATCTGCGGCGTCCCTGATGACCCGCAAGGCGGAgatgtcctcgtcgctcacgGTGGTGCGGGGAGCTCCGTTCTTTTGCGTCTCGAGGCGATGCTTCAGGTACCATTGGATAGCCCCATCGAGCTCAGAGCCTCGTAGTACCATATCGCGTGTCGCGCGTGTCGTTGCTTGTGGGGCGGATCTGATGAGAATGAGGCGACTCTCCGTTTACCTTTTGGATAGCCAAAACCAAAAGGCGTTTTTCTCGGAGCGGACAAAAAATGACAGCTGCATCACACCTGTGAGCTGCGAGCGGCGGGCTACCGCCCAGGGTTTGTTAGGGTCTCGTCGACACAaaacgacgcgatggaggaggcgagagcgcgcacggcgagccggtcgctcgccgagcgccgcctggCGTGGGCCGACGTGTGCGGCAAGGTCCAGTACGAGGGCCTGGCCgatacggcggcggcccagGACCTGTGTCGCGTCGTGTTCGCCACCGTGCGCGACTACCACGACAAGCCCAGCCAGagggcggtggagcgcgcgatcgtcgcggcgctcgcgcacgccgacTTCCTCAAGGCGTTCGCCGGGCTGGTGGTGAAGGCCGGCGATAAGGCCGGCGAACTTGGGCGATCGCAGAGGCTGGTGCTCACGAGGTGGTCGTGCCtgctggtggacgcgctggacgtcgaggagcacgccggcgcgttcgcgaggatcgcgcagACGCAGGgtgccctcgccgcggcgtccgcgctcgcgtccggctccgagacgcccccgccgtgcTCCGCGTTCCAGCAGCTCCTCAGGAGGAAGGGCCCGACCCTGGTGCGCGCCTACCTGGCGCAGCTGGGCGACGGGAGCAAGGCCATGGCGGCcaacgcgcccgtcgccgcgtgcggccTCGCGACGGAACTGCTGCATCACTCCACCACGACCGCGTGCTCATCCCCGGAGGTGGTCGCCGAGGTGagatcgcgcgcgatggacgcgtacACCCGCGTGGtcctgggcggcgacgccaaggccaagCTTCCCCCCGCGCTTCCCTCCCTGTTCCACCGGCTGGTGGCCACGATGAGTCCGGCGGAGTTTGAacacggcgcggtggcgcacaGCTGTAAGCAACTCCGCCGGtcacccgacgccgtcctcgccgcggtggcttCCATgctcgcccacgcgccgtgcgccaaCCTCGACGCGCACATGGGCGAAGAGGCGATGAGGGAGTGCGTGCTGGCGCAGGTCAggcacgccgacgagcggcggagggcggtcgccgtcgggtgcgtcgcggcgatcgcgaacgcgggcgcgacggtcgccgcTAAAAGGTActtcgacgccatcgtcgccgagctcggggaTCCGAAGCGACGGCCGAAGGAGTggcaggcgcgcgcggggctcttcgcggcgctcggtgCCATCGCGAGGCTGGCAcgagcgccgggcggcgactcgaacgacgacgacgacgggggcgacgggggcgacgattCGTTTGTGGGGTCGATGGCTCgcgaggcgtgcgccgcgctggcgagtTCGCTCGGGTCGGAGGCGCAACGCGACGTCAAGGAGCGTATcacggacgcgctcggcgcgtggCTGACGCACCTACCCGGTACCCTTCCCAaagacgtcgcggacgcgctcaagggtGGGATCAAGGACGGCAAGGACGGTCACGGTAAGCACtgcctccgcgtcctcgtttCGGCGATtgcggcgaacggcgggttggcgggcggcgccgggtcgctGGTCAAaacggtcgccgcggcggccaaggctggcgccgcgaagccgtctcagcgcgcggagggggcGATGTCGCTGTtcatcgtcgcgaccgcgtccgcggtggacgacgacgccgggagggacgcgacgaaggaGGGGGTGTGGACCGACGCGATCAAGCCGGACGCGTCGTACTTTGACCCAAAGGCGGTGGccaagctcggcgccgacgactcCGAGGTACTCGCGCTGTgtctcgccgcgctgctccgccaCCACGGCGCGCACTTGACGAGGGCCAAGTCCGAGGTGGAGGCCCAGCGGGCGCTCGGGCTGTTGCTGCTGCACCCCGCGAGCTCGGTgcgggtcgccgcgagggaaggggtcgcggcgtcgattgAAAACGGCCGAGACCCCGCggggctcctcgacgcgcttcgGCActggatggcggcggcggagacccCGGGGGGGTTTCCCGCGCTCTCGGtcaccgagggcggcggtggcgacgtcaATTTCGCGGCTGCGAGGTGCGGGGAGTTCCCGTCgcggctcgccggcgccgcgctggccgcgTTTTGCGGCCTCCCCGGGCGAGCGGACGAGCGGACCTCGGACGAGTCCCGGTGTCCCTCGGtgcccgcgtccatcgcggggcTCCTGCTGCTCACCGCGCACCACCCACTGTGCGCGGCTCCCGACggcaggcgcgcgggggcgtgggaGGCGCTCATGGCGCGCCtggatgccgccgcggagaaggagatgGGCCCGGACCCGCGGGCTGGGCTGGCGAacgatgccgccgcgaaggaaatctgcgccgtcgtcgccggggagaAGGGTCTTCGATCGGAGCTGCGGTCCgatcgcgaggcggcggtgcgcgcggcgttcgcggtggcgcggctcaaccccgcggtcgccctcgacgcgctgttgcccgtcgcgaaggatctgtgcgacgtcgcggagcacGACGCGATTGGACCAAACGAGATTAAGATTTTCAACACTCAAATCGGCCGGCTTTCCACCGACCCGGTGGACGTGTTCAAGGCTGAGGTACGGGTCAACGCCAACGGCCCGAGGAAGGCGAGGGGCAAGTCTCGCATGGACTACggctccgactccgacgacgacgcgcccgtcgccgtctctTTGCGCCCGAGCCAGATGGCCggcggcaagaagaagggtcccggcgccggcggggcgccgaAAGAGATGACCAAGGAGGAAATCGCGCGTCAGGCGCAGATGaaggaggaagccgcggtgcgcgcgggggtccGGGCGCTGGTGGACCGTCTGACGTTACGGCTTCGACTCACCGCGAGTCTGATGAGGggcgggacccgccgcggcgccgccgcggcgcgagttcCGGAGATtgccgcggacgtcctccCGCTCCTGGATTCCCCGATTTTGCCCCTCGGCCCCGGCGGGGattgcgcggcggcgatggtcgtcgccgccgcgggggtcccCGGCAACGCGGCTATGGGCCTCGGCTTTGGCGGCGTCCCGGagacgttcgccgccgcgcttcgactctccgcggcgttcgcggacggctcggctccgcccccgcccctgGACTCCCGCGGTGaacccgtcgcgccctcctcgactcgcgtcgtcgccgaagccgcgACGCTGCGTAGGGCActcgaggctgccgcggaggcggtggagatgaacgacgaggagccgttacccgcggcggcgctcgcgctcgtgttTCCCGTGTGCGCCAAGGCTCTGCTCCTGCCGGACTCGGCCCCCGCGGCTGTTCGCAAactcgcgctggacgtccTGGCtccgcacgcggcgccgggcgtcgagggcctaccccgcgcccccgccgccgcgctcgcgctcac
This DNA window, taken from Micromonas commoda chromosome 2, complete sequence, encodes the following:
- a CDS encoding predicted protein translates to MVLRGSELDGAIQWYLKHRLETQKNGAPRTTVSDEDISALRVIRDAADSGDREAQLIFGQMHSSRDVPGWTLPNIEINDVIAVKYFRMSAEQNVAAAQHELANMYFHGNGLERNVLLCEQWNDRAIENQYLFMTQPPDIKPNILQLESMQMHLLAERLRRVARNGPLLVDDIHVTFRQLPTDVALTPPTPTANILCVACRASIPIDTRKKFCSGCNIAAYCCRACQKADWKRHKKVCGKEPNRTHPLRKASKNQHKADISVAHDYLHSVPGLINFATLLYYIHWNDSPIIIVSTAAGTDGMKPTLTVRPKRKWELYVNKDGSSHLWNMYKDGPRIEEFKIQYNLQHLGPEQAKRLESCLRHVEMTPDRQRKHGALDDPNQIIMEDRAARFAADAQERLLAHHVRAYTTLPTSVNEMNEFHASHMRRIGKDPEFNLCVERAFNAMERLDRLQEYLFAAAAAAASTA